The following proteins come from a genomic window of Crassostrea angulata isolate pt1a10 chromosome 1, ASM2561291v2, whole genome shotgun sequence:
- the LOC128177930 gene encoding uncharacterized protein LOC128177930 produces the protein MYTILFMIGLIWSSGIEGVLHGMNKDGGLQFSGDGVLDIDNGSGVGPTLVDDEDVEDISGESSGSGQLSTKTHHEFSTTTTTRSLTACEQLRLSAENTTVDAYRPKCTLNGEYEPLQCHRRMFNKECWCVDQLGNEVTGTRMMQPHVPDCITGIGLKPCVLQLLKRRQGLLGVYHPRCTIDGEFEKIQCHGSACWCVDQGGIERPETRVYQPEVPNCIYPTKRPDTEKVTKLNPTTPAPTPEPEKVTPSPKDNNVYNTKTEENEEENVSVANIVPGKGSGNNFGILPGGDAYDETDKDENKGIVDKEEIEGRTDKQDSSPIVYIMGRPGLLAAVIGGAVVALLLTILLVMFIVYRMRKKDEGSYPLDEQKYTNYSYMKAPDKEFYA, from the exons ATGTATACGATTTTATTTATGATTGGGCTCATATGGAGTTCTGGAATCGAAGGAgttttacatggaatgaataag GATGGTGGACTCCAATTTTCAGGAGATGGTGTATTAGATATTGACAAT GGAAGTGGAGTTGGTCCCACCTTAGTGGATGATGAAGATGTGGAAGATATCTCAGGAGAATCTTCAGGATCAGGACAGCTTTCCACCAAAACTCACCATG AGTTCTCGACCACCACCACCACTCGCTCCCTAACGGCGTGCGAACAATTACGATTATCAGCAGAAAACACCACAGTGGACGCCTACAGACCAAAGTGCACACTGAATGGAGAGTACGAACCTCTGCAGTGTCACCGTAGAATGTTCAATAAAGAGTGCTGGTGTGTTGACCAGCTGGGCAATGAAGTAACGGGCACCAGAATGATGCAACCACATGTTCCAGACTGCATCACAG gTATCGGCCTAAAGCCCTGTGTTTTACAGTTGCTTAAAAGAAGACAAGGACTGTTGGGTGTGTATCATCCAAGATGTACAATTGATggagaatttgaaaaaattcagTGCCATGGGTCCGCCTGCTGGTGTGTAGATCAGGGTGGAATTGAGCGACCAGAAACTCGAGTATACCAACCAGAAGTACCCAACTGCATAT ACCCAACAAAGAGGCCTGATACAGAAAAGGTCACCAAATTGAACCCTACTACACCAGCTCCAACACCTGAACCAGAAAAAGTTACACCGAGCCCGAAAGACAATAATGTC TATAATacaaaaacagaagaaaatgaAGAGGAGAATGTATCAGTAGCAAATATCGTTCCTGGCAAAGGTTCAG gTAATAATTTTGGAATTCTCCCGGGTGGAGATGCATATGATGAGACTGACAAAGACGAAAACAAAGGAATAGTAGACAAAGAGGAAATTGAAGGAAGGACAGACAAACAAGATTCTTCTCCTATTGTTTATATAATGGGAAGACCAGGATTACTTGCAG CTGTAATTGGTGGAGCAGTGGTGGCTTTGTTGTTGACCATTTTACTTGTGATGTTTATTGTTTATCGAATGAGAAAGAAGGATGAAGGAAGTTACCCGCTGGACGAACAGAAGTACACAAACTATTCATACATGAAGGCCCCTGACAAGGAATTCTATGCATGA
- the LOC128169636 gene encoding ATP synthase lipid-binding protein, mitochondrial-like yields the protein MSCVRFVSCGVAARCMRGASVNLTRPMTNAVVAQRFETRQFRTTATRQDIDQAAKYIGAGAAAVGAAGSGSGIGTVFGSLIIGYARNPSLKNNLFTYAVLGFALSEAMGLFCFLLAAGILFAF from the exons ATGAGCTGTGTAAGATTTGTTTCCTGTGGTGTTGCTGCAAGATGCATG AGAGGAGCATCTGTCAACCTTACTAGACCAATGACCAATGCCGTTGTGGCTCAGAGATTTGAG aCGAGACAGTTTAGAACAACAGCAACACGACAGGATATTGATCAAGCTGCAAAATACATCGGAGCTGGAGCAGCCGCTGTAGGTGCAGCTGGATCTG GGTCTGGAATTGGAACAGTGTTTGGAAGTCTGATCATAGGATATGCCAGGAATCCATCATTGAAGAACAATCTATTTACCTATGCTGTCTTAGGATTTGCATTGTCAGAGGCCATGGGTCTCTTTTGTTTCCTTTTGGCAGCTGGTATTTTGTTTGCTTTCTAG